In Patagioenas fasciata isolate bPatFas1 chromosome 18, bPatFas1.hap1, whole genome shotgun sequence, a genomic segment contains:
- the LOC139829322 gene encoding dynein axonemal heavy chain 9-like encodes MERIDKSLVYAMESAIIDWSHQIQEALRKESSEPLLQGSNPNPKVELEFWKNSPCVAGGSPESGPGETDDVGGQLMAQCRCDDLECIYNQLTTRKVRNMMELLERVESSYIPAFKTMLMDVEAALTEAQDVHLHLTPLKRRLEDVERVEFSEVKPFLLPLLHVVCLIWVTSKHYNMPVRIVVLLQEICNLLIEQALVYLSPEDLLKGDMEESLGKVRMVLGILNMFKEAFEERREKLHMYYEPGQEVREWDFSSTMVFARLDTFLKRLEMVEDLLATSLDLMKLEKIEFSGIKGKTLGQQVLDMYEEFQEAYKVFSERTYDCLDLTNTVANFEGFEERQLECGSTPEKV; translated from the exons atggaacggatagataaatctctggtgtatgccatggagtcggccatcatagactggagccaccagatccaggaggcgctgaggaaagagtcttcagagcctctcctgcaaggcagcaatccgaacccgaaggtggagctggagttctggaagaacag tccatgtgtagctggaggaagccctgaatcaggcccaggggaaacagatgatgttgggggacagctgatggcccagtgtag gtgtgatgacctggaatgcatttacaaccagctgacaacgaggaaggtcaggaacatgatggagctgctggagagagttgagagcagctacatcccagccttcaaaaccatgctaatggatgttgaggcag ctttgactgaagctcaggacgttcacctgcacctgacacccctcaagcgccgcttggaagacgtagagagggttgagttcagcgaggtgaagcctttcctgctccccctgctccacgtggtgtgtttgatctgggtcacctccaagcactacaacatgcccgtgcggatagtggtgctgctccaggagatctgcaaccttctcattgagcag gccctggtgtacctgtctccagaagaccttctgaaaggggacatggaagagagcctgggcaaggtgcgaatggtgctcggtatcctgaacatgttcaaagaggcatttgaggagagaagggaaaaactgcacatgtattatgaaccaggccaagaagtgagggagtgggacttcagctccacgatggtgtttgcgaggctggacaccttcctgaagagactggagatggtggag gatctcctggcaacttccttggacttgatgaagctggagaaaattgaattcagtgggattaaagggaagaccctgggccagcaggtcctggacatgtatgaggaattccaggaggcatacaaggtgttttcagagcgaacctatgactgtcttgacctgaccaacacggtag caaattttGAAGGATTTGAAGAACGACAGTTGGAATGTGGttcaaccccagagaaagtctga